The following coding sequences lie in one Aspergillus puulaauensis MK2 DNA, chromosome 3, nearly complete sequence genomic window:
- a CDS encoding anion exchange family protein (COG:P;~EggNog:ENOG410PFMV;~InterPro:IPR003020,IPR011531;~TransMembrane:11 (o122-140i152-178o198-218i225-244o264-281i301-318o350-369i390-412o473-497i530-548o554-571i);~go_component: GO:0016020 - membrane [Evidence IEA];~go_component: GO:0016021 - integral component of membrane [Evidence IEA];~go_function: GO:0005452 - inorganic anion exchanger activity [Evidence IEA];~go_process: GO:0006820 - anion transport [Evidence IEA]) has protein sequence MESPSRASSSHGFPGSNFHASSSPPASSHSQRRSWRSPSELFSRRSSAPSERAQAAGSAGPEASGEQTPREHYYEESSVTDEPKWWRIRFFRGMVDDIKRRAPYYWSDWADAWDYRVVPATVYMYFANILPALAFSLDMFEKTHQSYGVNEVLLASVLGSFVFSVFAAQPLVIVGVTGPITVFNYTVYDIIAPRGTPYLAFMCWIGIWSLIMHWILAITNACNGLTYVTRFSCDIFGFYVAFIYLQKGIQVLTRQWGFAGETSAYLSIMVALLVLMSAWICGELGNSSLFQRYVRKFLEDYGTPLTIVFFTGFVHIGHMRTVEVATLPTSKSFFPTADRGWLVHFWDIDVGDIFLAIPFAILLTILFYFDHNVSSLIAQGTEFPLRKPAGFHWDIWLLGLTTFVAGILGIPFPNGLIPQAPFHTAALCVTRNVADEDDTNKGKTIRVTDHVVEQRVSNLAQGLLTLGTMSGPLLIVLHLIPQGVMAGLFFVMGVQALQGNGITQKLIFLAQDRDLTPRSDPLKGLERRRAIWVFVILELIGFGGTFAITQTIAAIGFPVIILFLIPVRSFLLPRWFTQEELPALDGPTASPFTMESVGGVYGHTPRPEEANTQNSRGEGLMAPVEPGLVPSAPENDIEMGVYEHQARRRGHTGSRSG, from the exons ATGGAATCACCCAGCCGGGCATCTTCGTCCCACGGTTTTCCCGGGTCCAACTTCCACGCTTCGTCCTCTCCGCCAGCGTCCTCTCATTCCCAGCGAAGGTCCTGGCGGTCGCCGTCGGAGCTGTTCTCTCGTCGCTCCTCAGCGCCATCGGAGAGAGCACAAGCTGCAGGCTCTGCTGGCCCTGAGGCTTCAGGAGAACAGACTCCGCGCGAGCATTACTATGAGGAGAGTTCGGTCACAGACGAACCAAAATGGTGGCGGATTCGTTTCTTCCGCGGCATGGTTGACGATATCAAACGGAGAGCTCCTTATTATTGGAGTGACTGGGCGGATGCCTGGGATTACCGCGTTGTCCCTGCTACTGTCTATATGTATTTTGCGAA CATTCTACCGGCTTTGGCTTTCTCGCTTGATATGTTCGAGAAAACTCATCAGAGTTATGGCGTCAATGAGGTGCTTCTAGCTTCAGTCTTGGGCTCTTTTGTGTTTTCCGTCTTTGCGGCTCAGCCATTGGTGATAGTTGGTGTTACTG GTCCGATTACTGTGTTCAATTACACAGTTTACGACATTATCGCACCACGAGGTACTCCATATCTTGCGTTTATGTGCTGGATTGGCAT CTGGTCGCTTATTATGCATTGGATACTTGCTATAACTAACGCGTGCAATGGCCTGACCTATGTTACTCGCTTTTCCTGTGACATTTTTGGATTCTACGTTGCATTTATTTACCTCCAGAAAGGAATCCAGGTGCTGACGAGGCAGTGGGGATTCGCCGGAGAGACATCTGCGTACTTGAGCATCATGGTGGCCCTGCTCGTCCTTATGTCTGCGTGGATTTGCGGAGAGCTTGGAAACAGCAGCCTATTCCAGAGATATGTCCGCAAATTTTTGGAGGACTACGGCACGCCTTTGACAATCGTTTTCTTCACTGGCTTCGTCCACATCGGCCACATGAGGACTGTGGAGGTTGCGACGTTGCCTACTTCGAAATCCTTCTTTCCTACGGCGGATCGTGGATGGTTGGTGCATTTCTGGGATATTGATGTTGGGgatatcttcctcgccataCCTTTTGCTATTCTCCTTACTATCCTGTTCTACTTCGACCACAATG TATCGTCACTTATTGCGCAGGGGACGGAGTTCCCCCTCCGTAAGCCAGCAGGTTTCCACTGGGAcatctggctgctgggtctGACTACCTTCGTTGCCGGAATCCTGGGTATCCCGTTCCCAAATGGCCTCATCCCGCAAGCACCCTTCCACACCGCGGCTCTTTGCGTCACCCGCAATGTCGCGGATGAGGACGACACCAACAAGGGCAAAACAATCCGCGTCACCGATCACGTCGTGGAGCAGCGAGTCAGTAACCTTGCACAGGGTCTCCTGACACTGGGCACCATGTCTGGCCCACTCCTTATAGTCCTCCATCTAATCCCACAAGGCGTCATGGCCGgtctcttcttcgtcatgggTGTCCAAGCCCTCCAAGGCAACGGTATTACCCAGAAACTGATCTTCCTGGCCCAAGATCGTGATCTCACGCCACGGTCAGACCCGCTCAAGGGTTTGGAGCGCCGCAGGGCTATCTGGGTGTTTGTCATTCTTGAACTCATCGGCTTCGGCGGCACCTTTGCCATCACGCAGACGATTGCTGCTATTGGATTCCCGGTCATTATTCTGTTCCTGATTCCTGTGCGCTCCTTCCTGCTGCCTCGCTGGTTTACTCAGGAGGAACTCCCTGCGTTGGATGGGCCCACTGCAAGTCCGTTTACTATGGAGAGCGTTGGCGGTGTTTATGGACACACTCCTCGCCCTGAAGAAGCAAATACGCAAAATTCAAGGGGAGAGGGCCTTATGGCTCCCGTTGAGCCTGGTCTGGTTCCTTCGGCTCCGGAGAATGATATTGAAATGGGGGTCTACGAGCACCAGGCGAGACGGAGGGGACATACGGGAAGCCGAAGTGGATAG
- the bbp gene encoding putative zinc knuckle transcription factor/splicing factor MSL5/ZFM1 (BUSCO:EOG09263MEM;~COG:A;~EggNog:ENOG410PFVG;~InterPro:IPR036612,IPR031150,IPR001878,IPR004087, IPR032570,IPR036875,IPR004088;~PFAM:PF16275,PF00013,PF00098;~go_function: GO:0003676 - nucleic acid binding [Evidence IEA];~go_function: GO:0003723 - RNA binding [Evidence IEA];~go_function: GO:0008270 - zinc ion binding [Evidence IEA];~go_function: GO:0045131 - pre-mRNA branch point binding [Evidence IEA];~go_process: GO:0000398 - mRNA splicing, via spliceosome [Evidence IEA]), which produces MSWRNQGITGSNNIPLGKRRFAGDEDDSRTATPASAAGDHRGRSPVRADPPADGIKRRKKRNRWGDAQENKAAGLMGLPTMIMANFTTEQLEAYTLHLRIEEISQKLRINDVVPADGDRSPSPPPQYDNFGRRVNTREYRYRKRLEDERHKLVEKAMKTIPNYHPPSDYRRPTKTQEKVYVPVNDYPEINFIGLLIGPRGNTLKKMETESGAKIAIRGKGSVKEGKGRSDAAHASNQEEDLHCLIMAETEEKVNKAKKLVHNVIETAASIPEGQNELKRNQLRELAALNGTLRDDENQACQNCGQIGHRKYDCPEQRNFTANIICRVCGNAGHMARDCPDRQRGSDWRNNGGFDGGRRAIGGGDAVDREMEQLMNELSGGAPGPDGQPMRRIEGGPDGYDDGDMKPWERRPPAGDVAPWQQRGGGRDNRRDDYGSRDNGGAAPWASQGRGGNDYGYAAAGYGAPGAAAPWQQAAPPAPGQAAYGYGGYPGYPPAAPGMAPPGAPPGLGVPPPPPGMPSMYYGASGSPPPPPPGEGPPPPPPSDQPPPPPPPA; this is translated from the exons ATGTCGTGGCGTAACCAAGGCATCACGGGCTCTAACAACATCCCTTTAGGGAAGAGACggtttgctggtgatgaggacgataGTCGCACCGCGACTCCTGCGTCCGCCGCTGGGGATCACCGTGGTAGAAGTCCTGTTCGAG CCGACCCTCCAGCTGACGGCATCAAGAGACGCAAGAAGCGCAACCGTTGGGGCGATGCTCAGGAGAACAAGGCCGCTGGTCTGATGGGCTTGCCCACCATGATCATGGCCAACTTCACCACCGAGCAGCTCGAGGCTTATACTCTCCACTTGCGTATTGAGGAGATTAGCCAGAAGCTCAGGATCAACGATGTTGTCCCCGCGGATGGCGACAG GTCCCCATCTCCCCCGCCGCAATACGATAACTTTGGAAGACGTGTAAACACTAGGGAATACCGCTACCGCAAACGCCTTGAGGATGAGCGTCACAAACTCGTGGAAAAAGCGATGAAGACCATTCCTAACTATCACCCGCCCTCTGACTACAGGCGTCCCACTAAGACCCAGGAGAAGGTCTATGTGCCAGTGAATGACTATCCAGAAATTAACTTCA TTGGCTTACTCATAGGTCCCCGTGGAAATACTTTGAAAAAGATGGAGACCGAGTCTGGTGCAAAGATTGCTATCCGTGGAAAAGGCTCCgtcaaggaaggaaagggcCGGTCTGACGCCGCTCACGCTAGCAaccaggaagaagatcttcatTGTTTGATCATGGCAGAGACTGAAGAGAAGGTTAACAAAGCAAAAAAGCTGGTGCACAACGTTATTGAGACG GCTGCCTCTATCCCCGAAGGCCAAAACGAGCTCAAGAGGAACCAACTTCGTGAGCTGGCTGCTCTTAACGGTACACTTCGTGACGATGAGAACCAGGCTTGCCAGAACT GTGGTCAAATCGGTCACCGAAAGTACGACTGTCCTGAACAGCGAAACTTTACCGCCAACATCATCTGTCGCGTCTGTGGCAATGCCGGTCACATGGCTCGCGATTGTCCTGACCGCCAGAGAGGCAGCGATTGGCGCAACAATGGCGGCTTCGACGGTGGCCGTAGGGCTattggcggcggtgatgctgttgaCCGGGAGATGGAG CAACTCATGAACGAATTATCTGGTGGTGCTCCTGGACCTGATGGCCAACCCATGCGCCGGATTGAAGGTGGCCCCGATGGTTACGACGACGGAGATATGAAGCCCTGGGAACGCCGTCCTCCCGCAGGGGATGTGGCTCCCTGGCAGCAACGCGGCGGCGGCCGCGACAACCGTCGGGACGACTATGGATCTCGCGACAACGGCGGTGCGGCACCTTGGGCTTCGCAAGGCCGTGGCGGCAACGATTACGGTTATGCAGCTGCCGGGTACGGCGCTCCTGGAGCCGCTGCACCCTGGCAACAGGCAGCCCCTCCTGCACCTGGACAAGCCGCTTATGGGTATGGGGGCTACCCCGGGTACCCCCCTGCTGCCCCTGGTATGGCTCCTCCTGGCGCTCCTCCGGGTCTTGGTGTTCCCCCCCCTCCACCCGGAATGCCCTCAATGTACTATGGCGCAAGTGGCAGTCCacccccacctcctcctggcgAAGgaccccctcctccgcctccaagTGACCAGCCTCcgccccctcctcctcccgctTAA
- a CDS encoding putative glutaminase (COG:S;~EggNog:ENOG410PHIS;~InterPro:IPR014870,IPR032514,IPR033433;~PFAM:PF17168,PF16335,PF08760;~SECRETED:SignalP(1-19)), with the protein MRPSLAFLAVALEATATLASSLTPPVLPLIVRNPYLSTWLGDARDVPWSKWPIFYTGEELGLSLMAQVPSTGTVYPLLGKPHESLPESQYEFPTYLGAKYDASTTNLTYSINTQATSTPLNITVSFLSPITPTSTLRQSIPASYVTIHIEGEVTVNVYMDINGRWVSGDSDSQITWQYETERPSVDASPNLQRWRLQRETQLLLSEIRDQAEWGSIHFTGPAGVQYQSGAAPSVRHTFAARGSLTNVNDAGFREIGDREPVFAFSKSFVPSRKSGVTADSVTFTLALIQDTVVQYASSRGLTMMRPLWKSRFDSAESLLNYHYNDFANAASLAANYSLQLADDAYESGAQDYVDIVALTARQVMGATTFSGTPDDPILFLKEISSNGNFQTIDVIFPAFPFFLYTNPRWLAYLLEPLIEHMLSGQYPNKYAMHDLGTHFPNATGHPDGNDEYMPVEECGNILIMGLAIVNSMLYDKDTAAASIWSTEGEAQVLLEENAGYFPLNEFQTLSGIDKQDGKWGGGASGRSQAEKWIQRSYNLWTQWTSYLVEYSLEPANQLSTDDFAGWLALQTNLALKGIIGIHAMSKLAEVAGYKEDVQYYKNISDTYIAKWEEFGMSRDNTHAKLAYNWYGSWTTIYNLYADAQLCFHLEGTSLDPSPFHHPADKDQTPLRPPKTAIGFVPQHIYTKQSNWYNNVRQKYGLPLDSRHLYTKTDWEFFAVAVASKSVRSQILESVAKWVNETSTDLPLTDLHNTEDDGGYPGPNFYARPVTGGHFAFLALQRACGGNAMEGLRFLDEHGAGAGADTDMGSPEDPVREDL; encoded by the exons ATGCGACCGTCTCTTGCGTTCCTGGCAGTTGCCCTCGAGGCGACTGCTACCCTGGCGTCCAGTTTAACTCCGCCTGTACTGCCGCTAATCGTCCGAAACCCCTACCTGAGCACCTGGCTGGGGGATGCTCGGGACGTCCCTTGGTCCAAATGGCCAATCTTCTATACCGGAGAAGAGCTGGGCCTTTCCTTGATGGCCCAGGTTCCAAGTACCGGCACTGTTTATCCTCTGCTGGGCAAGCCCCATGAGTCTCTCCCGGA ATCGCAATATGAATTCCCTACCTATCTCGGAGCAAAATACGATGCGTCGACCACAAATCTAACCTACAGCATCAACACCCAAGCTACTTCTACTCCGCTCAACATCACCGTTTCGTTCCTGTCCCCGATAACCCCAACATCGACTCTGCGACAGTCGATTCCAGCGTCCTATGTTACGATCCATATTGAAGGTGAGGTGACGGTGAACGTCTACATGGATATTAATGGTCGCTGGGTCAGCGGAGACTCAGACAGCCAGATCACATGGCAGTATGAGACGGAACGGCCCTCTGTTGATGCCTCACCTAACCTCCAGAGATGGCGTCTACAACGCGAGACACAATTGCTTCTCTCTGAAATTCGTGATCAAGCGGAATGGGGCTCTATTCACTTTACGGGACCTGCT GGCGTCCAATATCAGTCGGGAGCGGCCCCATCAGTTCGGCATACATTCGCTGCCCGAGGTTCCCTGACAAATGTAAACGATGCTGGCTTTAGGGAAATAGGGGATCGGGAGCCTGTTTTtgccttctccaagtccttTGTGCCCTCCCGAAAATCGGGCGTGACGGCCGACAGCGTCACTTTCACTCTAGCACTCATTCAGGACACGGTCGTGCAATATGCCTCTTCACGCGGCCTGACCATGATGCGCCCTCTTTGGAAGTCCCGGTTTGATAGTGCCGAGTCATTATTGAATTACCACTACAACGATTTTGCCAATGCAGCATCTTTGGCTGCCAACTATTCTCTCCAGTTAGCTGATGATGCTTATGAGTCTGGTGCGCAAGATTACGTTGATATTGTAGCGCTTACTGCTCGACAAGTTATGGGTGCGACGACATTCTCTGGCACTCCAGATGACCCAATCTTATTCCTAAAGGAGATCTCTTCCAACGGGAACTTCCAGACCATCGACGTTATTTTTCCcgccttcccattcttcttATACACCAACCCCCGCTGGCTGGCCTATCTTTTGGAACCATTGATAGAGCACATGCTGAGCGGACAGTATCCTAACAAGTATGCCATGCATGACCTGGGAACACATTTCCCTAACGCCACGGGTCACCCTGACGGGAACGACGAGTACATGCCTGTTGAAGAGTGCGGCAACATACTCATCATGGGACTAGCCATTGTCAATTCGATGCTCTATGATAAGGATACGGCAGCGGCATCAATCTGGTCCACAGAAGGTGAAGCTCAAGTACTGTTGGAGGAGAATGCTGGCTACTTTCCCTTAAATGAGTTCCAGACTCTTTCAGGGATCGACAAGCAGGACGGAAAATGGGGAGGTGGCGCCTCCGGTCGTAGTCAAGCCGAAAAATGGATCCAGCGGAGCTATAATCTCTGGACACAATGGACCAGCTATTTGGTTGAGTACTCACTCGAACCTGCGAACCAGC TATCCACAGATGACTTTGCTGGCTGGCTTGCGCTCCAAACGAACCTTGCACTGAAAGGTATCATTGGTATCCATGCCATGAGTAAACTTGCCGAGGTGGCAGGATACAAAGAGGATGTCCAATATTACAAG AACATCTCCGACACTTATATCGCAAAATGGGAAGAATTCGGTATGTCGCGGGACAACACTCACGCCAAACTCGCCTACAACTGGTACGGCTCTTGGACAACAATCTACAACCTCTATGCGGACGCCCAGCTGTGCTTCCACCTCGAGGGCACATCCCTCGATCCATCACCTTTCCACCACCCAGCTGACAAGGATCAAACGCCACTTCGCCCACCAAAAACGGCAATCGGCTTCGTGCCCCAACACATCTACACCAAACAATCCAACTGGTACAACAATGTGCGCCAAAAATACGGTCTCCCTCTTGATTCGCGCCATCTGTACACGAAAACGGACTGGGAGTTCTTTGCTGTCGCCGTTGCATCCAAGTCCGTCCGCTCGCAGATCCTTGAGTCCGTCGCAAAATGGGTCAACGAGACGTCGACGGATCTGCCTCTCACGGATCTACATAACACGGAGGACGATGGTGGATATCCCGGGCCAAATTTCTACGCTAGGCCGGTAACCGGTGGGCACTTTGCATTTTTGGCGTTGCAGAGAGCTTGCGGTGGAAATGCGATGGAAGGTTTGAGGTTTTTGGATGAGCacggtgctggtgctggtgctgataCCGATATGGGTTCCCCTGAGGACCCTGTTAGGGAGGACCTGTAA
- the dbp8 gene encoding ATP-dependent RNA helicase DBP8 (COG:J;~EggNog:ENOG410PFQM;~InterPro:IPR027417,IPR001650,IPR014014,IPR014001, IPR011545,IPR000629;~PFAM:PF00270,PF00271;~go_function: GO:0003676 - nucleic acid binding [Evidence IEA];~go_function: GO:0004386 - helicase activity [Evidence IEA];~go_function: GO:0005524 - ATP binding [Evidence IEA]), translating to MALSSPSESVSRESSVSSDASDGGIEVDQTDLQTRTPKRRRLSESSTDSHTAAPAPAPLPSLSRIKKKSTTTKDNSTAKDDENPVLIKDALDIGLNAEESSFKALKVAPWLIGSLTTMAVRKPTAIQRACIPEVMKGRDCIGGSRTGSGKTIAFAVPMLQKWAEDPFGIFGVILTPTRELALQIFEQIKAISAPQSMKPILVTGGTDMRSQALELARRPHVVVATPGRLADHINTSGADTVAGLRRVRMVVLDEADRLLSPGPGSMLPDVETCLSTLPPSSERQTLLFTATLTPEVRALKSMPQSNGKPPIFVTEISSETKDSIPPTLKQTYVQVPLTHREAFLHALLSTESNSSKPTIVFTNTTKTADLLERLLRSLDHRVTSLHSTLPQSERNSNLARFRATAARVLVATDVASRGLDIPSVSLVVNFDVPRNPDDYVHRVGRTARAGRSGEAVTLVGQRDVQLVLAIEERVGRQMVEYEEEGVNLETRVAKGTLLKEVGSAKREAMVEIDEGRDILGRKRNKLKKVR from the exons ATGGCGCTCTCATCTCCTTCCGAGTCCGTTTCACGGGAATCTTCTGTGTCTTCAGATGCCTCTGACGGTGGAATTGAGGTAGACCAAACGGATTTGCAAACCCGTACACCAAAACGCCGACGCCTCTCAGAGTCCTCAACAGACTCTCACACCGCAGCGCCCGCCCCAGCACCACTGCCCTCTCTCTCACGAATTAAGAAAAAGTCCACGACAACCAAGGACAATTCAACGGcaaaggatgatgagaatcCTGTGCTTATTAAAGACGCGCTGGATATCGGGCTCAATGCCGAAGAGTCTTCGTTTAAAGCGCTGAAAGTGGCGCCCTGGTTAATTGGCTCATTGACGACCATGGCTGTTCGCAAGCCAACTGCTATTCAACGGGCTTGTATTCCAGAGGTTATGAAGGGCAGGGACTGTATTGGTGGTAGTCGGACGGGTTCCGGAAAGACGATTGCCTTTGCGGTACCGATGTTGCAGAAGTGGGCGGAGGATCCGTTTGGGATTTTTGGAGTGATTTTGACGCCGACTCG TGAGCTTGCGCTTCAGATTTTCGAGCAAATCAAGGCGATTTCCGCCCCGCAGAGCATGAAGCCGATTCTCGTCACTGGTGGCACAGACATGCGCTCGCAGGCCCTCGAGCTCGCGCGACGGCCTCATGTCGTTGTAGCCACCCCAGGTCGTCTGGCAGATCACATCAACACCTCGGGCGCAGACACAGTCGCTGGACTCAGACGGGTCCGTATGGTAGTTCTCGACGAAGCAGATCGCCTCCTCTCCCCCGGACCAGGAAGCATGCTCCCAGACGTCGAAACCTGTCTCTCCACTCTCCCGCCCTCCAGCGAAcgccaaaccctcctcttcacagcAACGCTCACCCCAGAAGTCCGCGCGCTGAAATCTATGCCCCAATCCAACGGAAAACCACCCATTTTCGTCACCGAAATCTCCTCCGAAACGAAAGATTCTATTCCACCTACCCTCAAACAAACATACGTCCAAGTCCCCCTCACTCACCGCGAAGCCTTCCTCCACGCCCTCCTGTCCACAGAATCAAACAGCTCAAAACCCACCATCGTTTTCACGAACACCACCAAAACCGCAGATCTCCTCGAGCGTCTCCTCCGCTCGCTAGACCACAGAGTCACATCCCTTCATTCTACATTACCACAGTCTGAGCGAAACTCGAACCTGGCCCGCTTCCGAGCAACGGCGGCCCGCGTCCTCGTTGCGACTGACGTCGCCTCGCGTGGTCTCGATATCCCGTCCGTTAGTTTGGTTGTCAATTTCGATGTCCCCAGGAACCCGGACGACTATGTGCACCGTGTTGGGCGTACCGCGCGTGCGGGGAGATCTGGTGAGGCGGTGACGCTTGTGGGGCAGCGCGATGTGCAGCTTGTTTTGGCGATTGAGGAGCGGGTGGGGAGACAAATGGTAGAgtatgaagaggagggtgtgAATCTTGAGACTCGGGTTGCGAAAGGGAcgttgttgaaggaggtGGGGAGTGCAAAGAGGGAAGCCATGGTGGAGATTGATGAGGGAAGAGATATCTTGGGTAGGAAGAGGAATAAGTTGAAGAAGGTTAGGTAG
- a CDS encoding uncharacterized protein (COG:S;~EggNog:ENOG410PZWM), giving the protein MSQSLLNPSPLKEGRRILSEKSANACLSPARSPAKQTLFNSPSPKKLLPSPSFVAQKRSIGQVDAEDAESHLPVQGQRVEVRPAQHEASPQSTSTSTCDAMNLDDPEQTTKSSRQSPYQTNPARSTPKGPEVGPASSQKTVPSDPETRKQFIQEKANLLRSRLQDAMRHVRDPQFDRRVSELEEHSRKYPRLSASASGSGSQLQKHLEQKYGAEAEEDEEDDDDEPMLSTPRAPGRDQTREEQREIVHIGDDEDGEATPTQDNATRHTDANPDTRAPASPTQMLLSSPTHNSTVQTGRFDDDQPMAGDATVATSPSSSQKGEGRGDGDAVDGLLKLMGTNTGTSTTATTTTDMGVETGARV; this is encoded by the exons ATGTCCCAGTCATTACTCAACCCCAGTCCTCTCAAGGAAGGCCGGCGAATCCTTAGCGAGAAGAGCGCCAACGCGTGTCTCTCACCGGCACGGTCACCCGCCAAACAAACGCTCTTCAACTCTCCGTCACCAAAGAAATTGCTCCCGTCACCTTCGTTCGTCGCCCAAAAACGATCTATTGGCCAAGTGGACGCGGAGGATGCTGAATCGCACCTGCCAGTTCAAGGGCAGCGCGTCGAGGTACGGCCAGCACAACATGAAGCTTCG CCCCAATCAACATCGACATCAACATGCGACGCGATGAACCTGGACGACCCCGAACAAACAACGAAATCCAGCCGACAATCCCCATaccaaacaaacccagcccGGTCAACACCAAAAGGACCAGAAGTCGGCCCAGCGAGCTCTCAAAAAACCGTCCCGTCAGACCCCGAAACGCGCAAGCAATTTATACAAGAG AAAGCAAACCTCCTTCGTAGTAGACTCCAAGACGCCATGCGCCACGTCCGAGACCCACAATTCGACCGCAGGGTATCAGAGCTAGAAGAACACAGTCGAAAATATCCTCGACTCTCAGCGTCAGCATCTGGGTCCGGATCACAGCTCCAGAAACATCTAGAGCAGAAGTATGGtgccgaggccgaggaggatgaagaggatgatgatgatgagccaATGCTCTCCACTCCACGTGCGCCTGGACGAGACCAAACCCGGGAAGAACAACGAGAGATTGTCCATatcggcgacgacgaagatggggAGGCAACGCCCACCCAAGACAATGCTACCCGGCACACGGACGCAAATCCAGATACCAGGGCGCCAGCCTCGCCGACGCAGATGCTTCTGAGCAGCCCTACGCACAATTCGACCGTGCAAACTGGCCGGTTTGACGATGATCAGCCCATGGCGGGTGACGCAACTGTGGCTACATCACCCTCTTCATCACAGAAGGGCGAGGGTcgtggcgatggagatgccGTTGACGGACTGCTTAAGTTGATGGGAACGAATACTGGTACATCTACGACTGCGACTACGACTACAGATATGGGTGTCGAAACAGGCGCAAGGGTATGA
- the stm1 gene encoding putative telomere and ribosome associated protein Stm1 (COG:S;~EggNog:ENOG410PPXQ;~InterPro:IPR006861,IPR019084,IPR039764;~PFAM:PF09598;~go_function: GO:0003723 - RNA binding [Evidence IEA]) — protein sequence MADVRSKNLYELLGNDPELDPNREPEPPTRALDKPVARHGKRDAPKEAPARPEGQAPRPRGGRTTGNEAAFRDRNAGSRNNRDKPVEEAADQGNRGGRGPRRDRQSRTGQADTRKQVNQGWGNQDGEKTWDDERAADNIAKADENEPKTPAEEEEAADKSKSFADYLAEKAAREDLAAKPVRAANEGSKADKKWAGAKEIKRSDEEEAYIQGKDDKGNKGAPKQRKEKNYLDVDMRFVEAPRTGGSGPRGRGGRGGRGAGRGDRGGGRGDRGAARGGRGNGPRSDRPAPVTVDEKNFPSLGGK from the exons ATGGCGGACGTCCGGTCCAAG AACCTCTACGAGCTTCTTG GAAATGATCCCGAGTTAGACCCCAACAGAGAGCCCGAGCCCCCCACAAGGGCGCTGGACAAGCCTGTTGCCCGACATGGCAAGCGCGATGCTCCCAAGGAAGCCCCTGCTCGTCCCGAGGGACAAGCTCCCCGTCCTCGTGGCGGACGTACCACTGGCAACGAGGCCG CTTTCCGTGACCGCAACGCTGGTAGCCGCAACAACCGTGACAAGCCCGTCGAGGAAGCTGCCGACCAGGGCAACCGTGGTGGACGCGGTCCCCGACGCGACCGCCAGTCCCGCACCGGCCAGGC CGACACTCGCAAGCAGGTGAACCAGGGCTGGGGTAACCAGGACGGTGAAAAGACCTGGGACGACGAGAGGGCCGCTGATAACATCGCCAAGGCTGATGAGAACGAGCCCAAGACCcccgccgaggaggaggaggccgcTGACAAGTCCAAGTCTTTCGCCGACTACCTCGCCGAGAAGGCTGCCCGCGAAGACCTGGCCGCCAAGCCCGTCCGTGCTGCCAACGAGGGCTCCAAGGCCGATAAGAAGTGGGCTGGTGCTAAGGAAATCAAGCgcagcgacgaagaagaggcctACATCCAGGGCAAGGATGACAAGGGTAACAAGGGCGCCCCCAAGCAGCGCAAGGAGAAGAACTACCTCGATGTCGACATGCGTTTCGTCGAAGCTCCCCGCACTGGTGGCAGCGGTCCCCGCGGCCgtggtggtcgtggtggtCGTGGCGCTGGTCGTGGAGACCGTGGTGGTGGCCGCGGAGACCGTGGTGCTGCCCGTGGAGGCCGTGGCAACGGACCTCGCAGCGACCGCCCCGCCCCCGTCAccgtcgacgagaagaacTTCCCCAGCCTTGGCGGCAAATAA